The Lytechinus variegatus isolate NC3 chromosome 11, Lvar_3.0, whole genome shotgun sequence genome contains the following window.
CCACCTATGCCCGGGAGCAAGGCATTTAGTcaacaatgctcttttatcctgctttcaaataaatggaaatgctatatgcattattggtaacttggtgtgcacttgtttggtaaaaaaaaatctcatttctATTAAACTTTCTCTATGTATTAAGCGCAATATAAGTTTCACATAAAGAAAATTTGGTTGGAAATAAAATCACATTGTATTTTAAAAGATGTAATGCGTATCtttaaaatttatatattcTAATCAGACAATTTGATTCGGTAATAtgtggtattaaaaaaaaataagcgcaCACAAAAATAATCTTTACTTGGCATTGCCAAATTACCAGGCTTTTTAGGATTGATCGCAAACCTTTTTACTCTTCGGACCTGTACTAACACAATAATATTGTATACACAAAATGACTCAAACATAACTTGACTTCGTATTAGGAAGTGAAAATATAGCAAAGAAATTTTTGGAAATAACTTGCGATATTGTCTACTTatgtaataatttatttttccacATAACTGtatttctttgtgaaacagcaaatatcatttgatattcaaagcgaataatatgtatattttgtgagataaaaaaatcagataaaaatcaaGTCAAATGAGATAGTAACTCTaattgaaaaatagaaaaatcatgtGGATTAAtgtataaattgaataaatattatctgacattatattatttcaatatttcactgGTATATACCAAGAACTAACTTGATTCATACAAAAAATGGATGATTACGTTCTCCTCATATTATGTCTTTTTTGTGTTTATATCTGACTGTTCTCTCGCTGGCCTCTCCGTCTGACCTTGTATTTGTGTCTCAAGTTCaaagttgaaaaagaaatatttttcggGGAAATATTCTCTGAGAATCTTACCAGGTGGTATGAGTTTCTTCGGCCCAGAAGCAGGCATGTGGAATACATTGATCAAAATGACAGATATGTTCCTcaataaaatatggaaacaaacaaaataaaacgaTGAAAAAGAGGTCTCCAAAGGGTTTCGTTTTTCACTTGCTACTTGATAGTTATTTCCTGTCCGGAAATTTCTGACTTCTATACAAGAAATAGAAGATTCACTATCACTCACAGAATTCATATCGATGACagttaattttgaaaatagttAAGTAATCATTTCCCCCATGAAAAGGAACTTAcagtttaatttttcatttatcaagtTCCTTTTTTAGTGGTTACTACATTTATTTCTCTGTTGCAGTTATAAACTCTGAATGATTTTAAGACATATCTTTGTGAGACAAGGCTTGTATTACAATataaatagatatatttttaaaaattacattACGTTGTTGGAGATGTCACCAGGGGCCGATCTTGtaaagagttgcgattaatcCGATCagtcgcaactatggaaagccagcaacgtcaacaacatttaaatatatgtttgttcaaaatattttataaaaaaaacgtaTATTAATATATgcagttttcttgaaaattcagtatgcttctatttgttttcaaatgatATTGAACAAATTTCCAAAAGAgagaattatgacattgatggattttcatatgaacgagattgatcggatcaatcgtaactctttataaGAAGGGGCACTAGGACTGTTTCATAACAGTTACTAacatggtaactttgccattcaatTGCAACTTTCCTGGAggccttgattctgattggctgcttagCACTGCAATCACGGTAGTTAGTAGTTGCATTGAGGCAACGGGGCCCCAGGATAGAGCTTCGGAGTTTGTTTCGGATAATAAACGAATTTCGTAcgacttttttttctctcactaGTTCGTATCCAGTGTGGTGGACCGAACGAAGCGGGAAAACCCGATGAATGCTACCGATTCGAGCTGCCCGCCGAACTCAACAACAACGCCATTGTTATTCGTGGTGCGATCGTCCTCTTGCCGGCGGGTAACCGCTCCCCGACTTCCCGTAACCATGACAACACCAGTCCGAGAACTGTCCATCACAACGTCACCATCGTGGCCAAATTCCCGACGTCGGGAGAAGGTAAGGAAAATAgctcaaattttaattttaaagcaaAAACAGCTCCTCGGATATTACCCATCATAAGAAAccgccttttttttcttaaaaaacgATTTGCCATGCACTGTTCTGCTTGCGCGACTCCTCGTAAACAGGAAGGGGTGTTGGAGTTTGATCCCACACTCcttttttaaagtattatttttagAGAGCCCGAGGTGGGGGTTtaacccctaccccccccccatagttCGCCACTGATTGTTCTGACAATTTGAACCAGCATTTGTTAGAAATTTGTGTCATAACAAGCTGCACATAGTTAAACCGCAACTTAAACCAGATTTTTAAATTAAACTATATAGTTAATACGGGCCAGATAGTTAAATACCAAAATAGCtgtaaccatttggtctactatcaagtTGGTCTACCCCACACTTGGCCTGATACCAACTTAGTCTAATTTTCATGATGTCCAATTATCCAGTTGGTGTACTTTATACTTAGTCTTCTAATTTTACAAAGCgtatatttcacttttgaaattAGATGGTAAATGAGCTTTAGACCTATGACATTTAAAccaaattgtttgaattaattttgttgaagatGAGAAGTAGGAAAATACCATGTGATACAagacaaagcaaaaaaaaaaggaaacaaagcAGTAGGTTAGGGTTTACAGCCGCCGTAGGCtacccatttcgtctaataatgTCTTGGTCTATAACAAGATGATATTAGTGTATAATTATGGGAACATAATTTAATAAGTAAAAAAGTAATAAGAAGACAACCAATTTTGACGAACTTGGTAATCGGTTAAGTGGGTCTTAGATCTAGTGAAGTGTAGACCAAACGACAATTACACCATATTGATAGCCTACGTGGTATTAGACCATCtgaaagtagaccaaatgcTTTTTATAGATTAATTGCAAATGTAAATCAACGAAGTGGGTTTGGACCAATTGGCGGTTTATCCTTTTCTGTAGGTGCTTACAGGGAGAGTATATCAGTTCAGAACATCTCTTATGACGCACCATGGACGTGGAAGAGTGCCTCACTTCCCCAAGGATCCTCACTTGTTTCCAGGGCACTTCAAGAGGACAACACGCTTCTTCTGAAACTCTCTGTGATCAGCAACGACAATGGCAACCCCACCATCAGCAACTTCATCCCCATGGAGTCAAACAAGCTGCCCGTACTGGTGGTCGACGTAGAATTCAACGGGACGAACCCCTCGACCGCCTCCTCGTCGACGACGACGACGGCGACACTGCGAACGACTCAACTCAACGTCGTAGAAAGACAGATCCGGGAACGAAGAGCGGTAGCATGGCGTGGAACTGAAGATTTCATGCCAAAGTAAGTACATTCTAACTGCAGTTTATCGACAGAGATTGTATCAAGTCACAGTATTTCACATCTTCATAATGTTCTTAAATGTTGTACCGAAGTTAGTAGAACTGAACTTGAAAGTTAATTAACAGACATGATCAGACGGAATATATCGTATTTTCATTAGGTACTTTAATAAGATCATGAAGATGGACTTATTGTgtcttaaaaacaaatttggttCCTGGATATATTAGGGGTCCTGTGCTTAAAGTAGGCACGCATGTCTATGGTAATTACGCCAAacatcattcaaaatatcaTAGAATGATAATGGAGTTGTGTCTCAAAGAAATACTTTCCTGTCATTGCATGAgatttattacatttaaaatgCATCATTTAAAGGTAAGATCCATCTCATATTCTCAGTCACCCACCACATTGCTCTGTTTGTTATTAAATTATTGAAAGTATAATTCCATGCCATCTTTGTATGGTACACTTTGTAAACCGCCATTTGAATGGCATTTTACTTTAGCCTCCACGTTTagccattaaaaaaatcatatggtGGCAGCGTCGGGATCCTTGCAATCGACCAGACTGTTTGATCACTCAATGAACGAAGTTTACAAGGGTAAAGAAGGGCAGTTTacgaaaatatacatgtatactatccAAAACAGAGCAATAAGTCTATTTTTGAAATCGATTTTCATTTCGTTTAAAAAAAGTATCACGAACTTCTTTATTTTCCACTTCTGGTTATCCGCAGCAACACATTGACATGTTCTGGGTTTCCAGGTTGTTGCCGTCGGACGCTGGACATTTCTTTCTCGGATCTTGGATGGCACTGGATCATATCCCCTCGGAGACTTACAACAAGTGTTTGCTTCGGGTCATGCCTCACACCAACCAGTTCCATGACCTTCGAAAGCTTCATGGTCAACCTCATGCAAGTTGACGGTCCATCGCCGCAGCATGACCGCAAATGTCGTCCATCGCGCAGCGAGGATTTCGACGCGCTGGTATTTGCCGAAACCGGAGACATCCAAATCATGCGAGTTCCCAATCTCATTGTCCACGAATGCTCGTGCAGTAAGAAAAGAGTACCGAAGATCAAGACGCCACCCGAAGAGGCCACAACCAATAAAACATCCTCTTAAAATAGGAAGCACACGAGGACTCGGTCActgtatcattattatgatagcAGATCCAGATAAACGGGTATTTTATAATTAATGATCGGATTATGTTAATCACCCACTACACCGACGGCACAAATGCAGAGGCGATTGCAGTTATAGCCCACTTTCCTTATACCTTCTTGATTAAGATAAACATTGCACAATTtggaaaacaataatttttaaagGCAAAGTGCGCTCTTTCACTTAAACTTTTTAAGTGGAGCTGCTCGA
Protein-coding sequences here:
- the LOC121424238 gene encoding uncharacterized protein LOC121424238, with product MATLSKSVLLYLAVILIVAALVSDVECSRNSRPYHRPRGSSRRLGIGRGRSQDSLQREPSYHHDPAPEVPSATQVRNAGRWFQNFIASKDPSNNPPNPSPERSSDLPEHREKVIVRPPIIRKGSIVTSPKITMIYLETVHAMKRNTSRDHQPSRPGAPEEADEEVVTNEATTHPSSSRPSRTPITADEVRIQCGGPNEAGKPDECYRFELPAELNNNAIVIRGAIVLLPAGNRSPTSRNHDNTSPRTVHHNVTIVAKFPTSGEGAYRESISVQNISYDAPWTWKSASLPQGSSLVSRALQEDNTLLLKLSVISNDNGNPTISNFIPMESNKLPVLVVDVEFNGTNPSTASSSTTTTATLRTTQLNVVERQIRERRAVAWRGTEDFMPNNTLTCSGFPGCCRRTLDISFSDLGWHWIISPRRLTTSVCFGSCLTPTSSMTFESFMVNLMQVDGPSPQHDRKCRPSRSEDFDALVFAETGDIQIMRVPNLIVHECSCSKKRVPKIKTPPEEATTNKTSS